One stretch of Methylococcus capsulatus DNA includes these proteins:
- a CDS encoding PKD domain-containing protein produces the protein MNSKLLQQLGGPLGVAIGIAALMLALAGGGAQAASVSGSAKLDAGLGKVSVKGKTAGLTPGSWVSIYDADNNILLYTAKTDGKQKFKVTLQNGGVPCRLRLETGDGSKMLVPVGGADASCKKAVACSIQNPASDVEIAEGQSVEFAAWAKAKKKVTLDYLWTVSDGSDPYQSPNFSHQFNHAGQYRVMLQVADSTGNRCADDVVVRVAPLNANPYPKVSERPAPTVAEALNAADGSYVVMPFEETGMQGGSQITLPFNPLIPYNTLNAQVFRKVKQKPALIDPSELDVFYSAASNPKDPVGSDSINSTSQNRFSTGEVGANWDPAQTTASQTVLIPGRNFAEATLRKTEMWDKIDQPNSNLSGKPKNGKSMAEQQNTYKPAKPMMQLDEGIRGNADEGAGARKMPGAANPYLANDPQPFTAYDHASKTFLAQFIPASDVDDKGRVNPYPLFRIEARDKGGNLAAKTDAVFSTASETRCRECHARGKVAADDTVWRTPVQETELVNADGSPGPATGAGSYSAGNTGYNGIWPPAIHNVFNVNAYQPLPANSPLPQPYLLPGAVPADASGLRTDRVAESRLGPDGKLQIRLKFKDASEYGNPDDWVAQEKAALFNALVLHDYMVKYSPTGTISSQIADYVEDKLNGSRGQAMYFCASHHTSQLKFDTGVAGRSYPSNRSDYSRAFHAFHGKMQVYAQDVSASESADGQEHKKGELIRDRRGHPLMFGGRGWDSQHNDNNGVPVKSDGSRTSYAWDTGKNDWAPDQFPMHAKGELLYQFGAGVAQEENCAKCHTGHTEKAYRDIHYASGLKCENCHGDMLAVGNAYASPRYDANLSGAGAYVGDSVHFRRPWLDEPDCGSCHVGDGNRKDPNQGFFSAGVKKTAWQANDPAKASVFPDDARFAVMPVVETRKEKSADKDGNTIHVDKQVSVALFRKSKDVHGSGSGGAIACSTCHGGSHAIWPNADPDANDNVTAKQLQGYDGNIVECSVCHVKDDFKEGLVATDGGASNKGVAQGVRDGKVVDATSPRAYLAGPHGMHPVNDPYWWKEAAASAPNGSGTRKGGWHNDFAKKPGPFGEDQCAACHGSDHKGTRLSKTLTAREFVNEKGKVVKVAAGTPIGCNLCHSLQKSFTGVPTGQPKAYPPPSPSPIHSGGDGGGGGHGH, from the coding sequence ATGAACTCGAAACTTCTTCAGCAACTCGGAGGGCCGCTGGGCGTTGCGATAGGCATCGCGGCGCTAATGCTCGCCCTCGCCGGTGGAGGGGCGCAAGCCGCTTCCGTCTCCGGTTCGGCCAAGCTCGATGCCGGGCTGGGCAAAGTGAGCGTCAAAGGTAAAACGGCGGGCCTTACACCGGGCTCATGGGTATCGATCTACGATGCCGACAACAACATACTCCTTTACACGGCCAAGACCGACGGCAAGCAGAAATTCAAGGTCACGCTGCAAAACGGCGGGGTGCCTTGCCGGCTGCGCCTGGAAACCGGCGACGGCAGTAAGATGCTGGTACCGGTGGGCGGCGCCGATGCCTCGTGTAAGAAAGCGGTGGCCTGTTCCATCCAGAATCCGGCAAGCGATGTGGAAATCGCCGAAGGCCAGTCGGTCGAATTCGCCGCCTGGGCCAAGGCGAAGAAGAAGGTGACGCTGGATTACCTTTGGACCGTAAGTGACGGTTCGGACCCGTACCAGAGCCCGAATTTCTCGCATCAGTTCAATCATGCCGGTCAGTACCGCGTGATGCTGCAAGTGGCCGATTCCACTGGCAACCGGTGTGCGGACGACGTGGTCGTCCGGGTGGCGCCGCTGAACGCCAATCCTTATCCCAAGGTTTCCGAGCGGCCTGCGCCGACCGTAGCCGAGGCCTTGAACGCAGCGGATGGTTCCTATGTGGTCATGCCGTTCGAGGAAACCGGTATGCAGGGCGGCAGCCAGATCACACTGCCGTTCAATCCGCTCATCCCTTACAACACCCTCAACGCTCAGGTGTTCAGGAAGGTGAAACAGAAGCCGGCGCTCATCGATCCCAGCGAGCTCGATGTCTTCTACTCGGCGGCTTCCAATCCGAAGGACCCGGTGGGGAGCGATTCCATCAATTCGACCAGCCAGAACCGATTCTCGACCGGGGAGGTCGGGGCCAACTGGGATCCCGCCCAGACCACCGCCAGTCAGACCGTCCTGATACCCGGACGCAATTTTGCCGAGGCCACGCTGCGCAAGACCGAGATGTGGGACAAGATCGACCAACCCAACTCGAACCTTTCCGGCAAGCCCAAGAACGGCAAGTCCATGGCGGAGCAGCAGAACACTTATAAGCCCGCCAAACCCATGATGCAGCTCGACGAGGGCATCCGCGGCAACGCCGACGAAGGCGCGGGCGCCCGCAAAATGCCTGGCGCGGCCAATCCATACCTGGCCAACGATCCGCAACCCTTCACGGCTTACGACCACGCTTCCAAGACCTTCCTCGCCCAGTTCATCCCGGCAAGCGATGTCGACGACAAAGGGCGGGTCAATCCGTATCCGTTGTTCCGGATCGAGGCCCGGGACAAGGGTGGCAACCTGGCGGCCAAGACCGATGCGGTGTTCTCCACGGCATCGGAAACCCGCTGCCGCGAATGTCACGCCAGGGGCAAGGTAGCCGCGGATGATACGGTATGGCGTACGCCGGTGCAGGAAACCGAGTTGGTCAACGCCGATGGGAGTCCGGGGCCGGCCACCGGCGCGGGGAGTTACTCGGCCGGCAACACCGGCTACAACGGCATCTGGCCGCCGGCGATCCACAACGTGTTCAACGTCAATGCCTATCAGCCGTTACCCGCCAACTCACCCTTGCCGCAGCCGTACCTCCTGCCGGGCGCGGTGCCGGCGGATGCTTCAGGATTGCGCACCGACCGGGTGGCGGAGTCGCGCCTTGGTCCCGACGGAAAGCTGCAGATACGCCTGAAGTTCAAGGATGCATCGGAATACGGCAATCCGGACGACTGGGTGGCTCAGGAAAAAGCGGCGCTGTTCAACGCCTTGGTGCTGCACGACTATATGGTGAAGTACAGCCCCACCGGCACCATCTCCTCGCAGATCGCCGATTATGTCGAAGACAAGCTCAATGGCTCACGTGGCCAAGCCATGTATTTCTGCGCCAGTCACCATACCAGCCAGCTGAAGTTCGACACCGGCGTCGCGGGCCGCTCCTATCCTTCCAACCGTTCCGATTATTCGCGGGCTTTCCATGCCTTCCACGGCAAGATGCAGGTCTATGCGCAGGATGTCTCGGCTTCCGAAAGCGCCGATGGCCAGGAACACAAGAAGGGCGAGCTGATTCGCGACCGGCGTGGTCATCCGCTGATGTTTGGCGGCCGCGGCTGGGATTCGCAGCACAACGACAACAACGGGGTTCCGGTCAAGTCCGATGGCTCCAGGACCAGCTACGCCTGGGACACCGGCAAGAACGACTGGGCGCCGGACCAGTTTCCCATGCACGCCAAGGGCGAGTTGCTGTATCAGTTCGGCGCGGGCGTGGCGCAAGAGGAGAACTGCGCTAAGTGTCACACCGGCCACACCGAAAAAGCCTACCGCGACATCCACTACGCATCGGGCCTCAAATGCGAAAACTGCCACGGCGACATGCTGGCGGTCGGCAACGCCTACGCCAGCCCCCGCTACGATGCCAACCTGAGCGGTGCCGGTGCTTATGTCGGCGACTCCGTCCACTTCAGAAGGCCCTGGCTGGACGAGCCGGATTGCGGCTCCTGTCACGTGGGTGATGGCAACCGGAAGGATCCGAACCAGGGCTTCTTCAGTGCCGGGGTGAAGAAAACCGCGTGGCAGGCGAATGATCCGGCCAAGGCCAGCGTGTTCCCGGATGATGCCCGCTTCGCGGTCATGCCTGTGGTCGAGACGCGTAAGGAAAAATCCGCCGACAAGGATGGCAATACCATCCATGTGGACAAGCAGGTATCGGTTGCACTGTTCCGCAAGAGCAAGGACGTGCACGGCAGCGGATCGGGTGGCGCCATCGCTTGTTCCACCTGCCATGGCGGCTCCCATGCCATCTGGCCGAACGCCGATCCTGACGCCAATGACAATGTGACGGCAAAGCAGTTGCAGGGCTACGACGGCAACATCGTCGAATGCTCGGTCTGTCACGTGAAGGATGACTTCAAGGAAGGTCTGGTCGCCACCGATGGAGGCGCCAGCAATAAAGGCGTGGCGCAGGGCGTGCGTGACGGCAAGGTGGTGGACGCCACCAGTCCCCGGGCCTACCTGGCCGGTCCCCACGGCATGCATCCGGTCAACGATCCGTACTGGTGGAAGGAAGCCGCGGCATCCGCACCCAACGGCAGCGGCACCCGCAAGGGTGGCTGGCACAATGACTTCGCCAAGAAGCCCGGGCCGTTCGGCGAAGACCAGTGCGCTGCCTGCCACGGCAGCGACCACAAGGGTACGCGCTTGTCGAAGACTTTGACGGCCCGCGAGTTCGTGAACGAGAAGGGCAAGGTGGTGAAAGTGGCCGCCGGCACCCCGATTGGCTGCAACCTCTGCCACAGCCTGCAGAAGAGCTTCACGGGCGTTCCCACTGGACAGCCGAAGGCGTATCCGCCGCCGTCCCCCTCGCCGATCCACAGCGGCGGGGACGGCGGAGGTGGCGGCCACGGCCACTGA
- a CDS encoding putative Ig domain-containing protein, whose amino-acid sequence MSTSNPALRSHPLRPIFFGALLIALASALIPQHALAAAKLKITRAAWSDKTGTLVIKGKAKDISGPIEIYDINGRLLGDAQGPAFTLNLSRDDLPAVPCAVRVKAGGLAATKPVKGAAKGCSSAPTCQITSPADSVTVNLGDPVTFTATANFSNPQAKPQYEWDFSGGAMGEDDAVNDKVESYKRATGTTATVKFVRGNSRYRVHFSAVDGSIAAMESKQYRCEDTVEIVVGNPPTDVPDMTAMVNAAQQSAPKVAKDKNGNPTGKKGDLVVLPYEDLTMQCSEDMRQAPGAMLGSEFHYGSLNAVVYQKDLKSPQRTDLKLRYAAASSAADPAASASINSTSQNWPLGSDIRTAGVPMGSATIKKTDRWDSTLLGPDVTENLDYSISRHAYDAPITPDQGIALLSAQVDAFGMPTSIPRPTWDDGDGRDGHGRRMPGFDAPYQANAYQDFTAYFPELAAFQARFLPLTDVDDSGRVNPYPLLRVQAVDPATGQTVMNASGDPVQTDGVQTAGTDFHCRECHAKGKIGADPNTVWQPSAYLYTLWSADANAWGGSNPEGFAPPQFFDAVGLDGNPSTDMADQERAAMANILNLHAFYDAPDLGANGVNEGWKMTYIVCGRTCHSNNSTQTFGYPHWTYAPDLEAVTPPPTTTNFNYDWNYSLNMHRWHGELQYNANKDGILRDERGVPKRWDLSKGYNLNTLFPVKNPATGEILPMEQNCLKCHSGQREQCYRDRMYTAGVTCYQCHGDMLAVGQAYPKPKPGPDGHHVRTDSFDQPDCGSCHVGSANVGKAGADFFSAGVRKLAFDANDLSATTLPVDWSNPDASRFAVPPTPVEIVVSDGPVDARLGSWAGSVKNVRRVDGPLFRLGKDTHGNVPCAACHGGAHAVWPNRDPNANDNVTALQLQGHVGQILECNVCHDEQAFKNEKDLDGGIYMTQLQPDSGVLGGPHNIHPINDPYWWKSSGDPTDTTSIDGSTYGGWHNNYAKKPGAAGEDQCAACHGNDHKGTRLSRTPVDRVFDFSGFNMAKLKKAGFKKKVIKVAAGTFIGCDTCHSIATSCKGSPAGDRCGQASDATTPSTNRPPVFTAEPGADATTFVYGQTAPYSYTPAVTDPDGDTLTFGLSTRLDAMSIDANTGTVTVADWTAITGGYNSLPYTYRYMVTVKDGKGGYASQQVAVTITCPDGNAWGYNATGSVPACLANTPPTLVSSPIPSVSVGQPVSLMYDSTDPERNDSAGVQRPNYFLEGAPDGAILGQYSGVLHWTPTAAGTYTFTVKVSDQAGGTDSKTITLHVCEAGQTWSEGAAACIGNHPPTITSTPSLTVYANQLYAYAVEASDADGDTLQFSLSGAPAGMSLAGSILNWTPTDADAEVGSFNVTVIVIDGKGGVATQALALHFCSLGQTWDSRMAMCM is encoded by the coding sequence ATGTCCACGAGCAATCCTGCCCTGCGGAGTCATCCGCTGCGGCCGATATTTTTTGGCGCCTTACTGATTGCGCTGGCTTCGGCGCTGATACCGCAACATGCGCTGGCGGCCGCCAAGCTCAAGATCACCAGGGCGGCGTGGTCGGACAAGACCGGCACCCTCGTCATCAAGGGCAAAGCCAAGGACATCAGCGGCCCCATCGAAATCTACGACATCAACGGCCGTTTACTGGGCGATGCGCAAGGGCCGGCTTTCACCCTCAATCTGAGCCGGGACGACCTCCCCGCCGTTCCCTGCGCCGTGCGGGTCAAAGCCGGCGGGCTGGCAGCCACCAAGCCGGTCAAGGGCGCCGCCAAGGGCTGCAGTAGCGCTCCCACCTGTCAGATCACATCCCCCGCCGACAGTGTCACGGTCAACCTCGGCGATCCGGTCACCTTCACCGCCACGGCCAACTTCTCCAACCCCCAGGCCAAGCCCCAGTACGAATGGGACTTCTCCGGCGGCGCCATGGGCGAGGACGATGCCGTCAATGACAAGGTCGAGAGCTACAAGCGGGCCACCGGCACCACCGCCACGGTCAAGTTCGTCCGCGGCAACAGCCGCTACCGGGTGCATTTCAGTGCGGTGGACGGCAGCATTGCGGCGATGGAGAGCAAGCAATACCGCTGCGAAGACACCGTGGAAATTGTGGTCGGCAACCCGCCCACCGACGTGCCGGACATGACGGCCATGGTCAATGCCGCCCAGCAATCCGCGCCCAAGGTCGCGAAGGACAAGAACGGCAATCCCACCGGCAAGAAGGGCGATCTGGTGGTGCTGCCGTATGAAGACCTGACGATGCAGTGCAGCGAGGATATGCGTCAGGCGCCGGGAGCCATGCTGGGCAGCGAATTCCATTACGGCAGCCTCAACGCTGTGGTGTATCAAAAGGACCTGAAATCACCGCAGCGTACCGACCTGAAATTGCGCTACGCGGCAGCTTCCAGCGCGGCCGATCCGGCAGCCAGCGCCTCGATCAATTCCACCAGCCAGAACTGGCCCTTGGGCAGCGATATCCGTACCGCCGGTGTTCCCATGGGCAGTGCCACCATCAAGAAGACGGACCGCTGGGACAGTACGCTGCTGGGCCCTGATGTCACCGAGAATCTGGATTACTCCATTTCCCGGCATGCCTACGATGCACCCATCACGCCGGATCAGGGTATCGCCCTATTGAGCGCTCAGGTCGACGCATTCGGTATGCCGACATCCATTCCGCGGCCCACCTGGGATGACGGCGATGGCCGTGATGGCCATGGCAGGCGTATGCCCGGTTTCGACGCCCCTTACCAGGCCAACGCATATCAGGATTTCACGGCATATTTTCCGGAACTGGCGGCGTTTCAGGCGCGCTTCCTACCGTTGACCGACGTCGACGATAGTGGCCGAGTGAATCCTTACCCGCTATTGCGCGTGCAAGCCGTGGATCCCGCGACAGGCCAGACTGTGATGAACGCCTCCGGCGATCCTGTCCAAACCGACGGGGTACAAACGGCGGGGACGGATTTCCATTGCCGGGAATGTCACGCTAAGGGCAAGATCGGCGCAGACCCGAACACAGTCTGGCAGCCGTCCGCCTATCTCTACACCCTGTGGAGCGCGGATGCCAATGCTTGGGGGGGCAGCAACCCGGAGGGTTTCGCCCCGCCGCAATTTTTCGATGCCGTGGGCCTGGATGGGAATCCCAGCACCGACATGGCGGATCAGGAGCGGGCGGCCATGGCCAACATCCTCAATCTGCACGCGTTCTACGACGCCCCGGATTTAGGGGCGAATGGCGTCAACGAGGGCTGGAAGATGACTTACATCGTCTGTGGGCGCACCTGCCACTCCAACAACAGCACTCAGACATTCGGATATCCCCATTGGACCTACGCTCCCGACCTCGAGGCCGTGACACCGCCGCCGACCACCACGAATTTTAACTATGATTGGAACTACTCTTTGAACATGCACCGTTGGCATGGAGAGCTTCAATACAACGCCAACAAGGACGGCATCCTGCGGGATGAGCGGGGCGTACCCAAACGGTGGGATTTGTCCAAAGGTTACAACCTCAACACCCTGTTCCCGGTCAAGAACCCGGCGACCGGTGAAATTCTGCCGATGGAGCAGAATTGCCTCAAGTGCCATTCCGGGCAGCGCGAACAGTGTTATCGCGACCGAATGTATACCGCCGGCGTGACTTGCTATCAGTGCCACGGCGATATGCTGGCGGTGGGTCAGGCCTATCCCAAACCCAAGCCGGGACCTGATGGACACCATGTCCGGACGGACAGCTTCGACCAGCCCGACTGCGGCTCTTGCCATGTCGGGAGTGCCAACGTCGGCAAGGCCGGCGCCGACTTCTTCAGCGCCGGTGTGAGAAAACTTGCCTTTGACGCCAATGACCTGTCTGCGACCACCCTGCCTGTCGACTGGAGCAACCCGGATGCTTCACGTTTCGCGGTGCCGCCCACTCCCGTTGAAATTGTGGTTTCAGACGGTCCTGTCGACGCCAGACTCGGCTCGTGGGCCGGTTCCGTGAAAAATGTGCGCCGCGTCGATGGTCCCCTGTTCCGTCTCGGCAAGGATACCCATGGCAATGTGCCGTGCGCCGCCTGCCATGGTGGCGCTCACGCCGTCTGGCCGAACCGTGACCCGAATGCCAACGACAACGTCACGGCCCTGCAACTCCAAGGTCACGTGGGGCAGATTCTGGAATGCAACGTCTGTCACGATGAGCAGGCCTTCAAGAACGAAAAGGACCTGGATGGGGGCATCTACATGACCCAGTTGCAGCCGGATTCCGGCGTGCTGGGCGGTCCCCACAACATTCACCCCATCAACGATCCGTACTGGTGGAAATCCTCCGGCGATCCCACCGACACCACGTCGATCGACGGCAGCACCTACGGAGGCTGGCACAACAACTACGCCAAGAAGCCGGGTGCGGCGGGCGAAGACCAATGTGCCGCCTGCCACGGCAACGACCATAAAGGCACCCGTCTGTCCAGGACGCCGGTGGACCGAGTGTTCGACTTCAGTGGCTTCAACATGGCCAAGCTGAAGAAGGCCGGATTTAAGAAAAAAGTAATCAAGGTAGCGGCCGGTACTTTCATCGGCTGTGATACCTGTCACAGCATTGCCACCAGTTGCAAGGGTTCACCCGCCGGGGATCGATGCGGCCAGGCTTCGGACGCGACGACGCCTTCCACGAATCGGCCGCCGGTGTTCACTGCCGAGCCAGGGGCGGACGCGACCACCTTTGTCTACGGCCAGACCGCGCCATACAGCTACACACCCGCGGTCACCGATCCGGATGGCGATACGCTCACCTTTGGTCTCAGTACCCGCCTGGATGCCATGAGCATCGATGCCAATACCGGGACGGTCACTGTCGCGGACTGGACGGCGATCACGGGAGGCTACAACAGCCTCCCCTACACCTATCGGTATATGGTCACGGTCAAGGACGGGAAGGGAGGGTACGCCAGCCAGCAGGTAGCGGTGACGATTACCTGTCCTGATGGGAATGCCTGGGGTTACAACGCAACTGGAAGCGTCCCGGCCTGTCTGGCCAACACGCCGCCGACGTTGGTGTCGTCTCCCATACCGTCAGTATCCGTAGGGCAGCCCGTCAGCCTCATGTATGACAGCACCGATCCCGAGCGAAATGACAGCGCAGGCGTACAGAGACCCAATTACTTCCTCGAAGGTGCGCCCGACGGCGCGATACTCGGCCAGTACAGCGGCGTGTTGCATTGGACGCCGACGGCGGCGGGCACCTACACTTTCACCGTCAAGGTGAGCGACCAAGCTGGCGGTACCGACAGCAAGACCATCACGCTGCACGTCTGCGAAGCGGGTCAGACGTGGTCCGAGGGGGCGGCGGCTTGTATCGGCAATCACCCGCCGACCATTACTTCCACGCCATCCTTAACCGTTTACGCCAATCAGCTGTACGCCTATGCGGTAGAAGCTAGCGATGCGGATGGGGATACGCTGCAGTTCAGCCTGTCCGGTGCGCCGGCTGGGATGAGTCTTGCCGGTTCGATTTTGAACTGGACGCCCACGGATGCCGATGCCGAGGTTGGGAGTTTCAATGTCACGGTGATTGTGATCGACGGCAAGGGTGGAGTCGCTACCCAGGCGCTGGCTTTGCACTTCTGCTCCCTCGGCCAGACCTGGGATAGCCGTATGGCGATGTGCATGTAG
- a CDS encoding cytochrome C, translated as MNTPHPATETHPARCLFGVPLLALAVALAPQAVSAAAKIKVAKAAWSDKAGTLTIAGKAKGGSGAIEIYDINGRRLGSGQGGSFALTLSRQDLAGIPCAVRVQSGDTEAIKPVKGAPKSCSGAPVCSIVTPGQGAAVQVGVDTHFEATATAKDPAAQPLKYEWDFAGGAMGELIAGSNPPAYKRPDTLATMIAFVRNDSHYRVRFIATDAKGRRCEDSVEVTVGNPPSGLPGKVAEQSAPKLGGELDGIRGDVVVLPFEEWTYQNLSDMRYGWNGWGSATPVVNNVRAYAFRKDRLPVFLNGSDVELRYSAASNPSDPVGGDSINSTSRNWPLGASLVDATLQKTDIWELPDRPDSEKSANYYACSWAMQGAWGAMWDCASALGKPEADEGYFIAKKDNAGNIVSDDRNTDLQHGAYMPGKDQPFESNTPQPFSQYVTATQSDGKDKPASWFAANMLPFTDIDDRGRVNPYPLLRVEAVAQGGGSVLARTDGVVSASRDFHCRECHAKGGIAANPNAPRTKAAYGSSAWGRTALQIGREKGPSHRYYLPDDKIPSQPELFSVSDIGGDPYNLFDAEYAAALNYSSMHQFYDAYPFLYKMLYGIEKLNLSDSDKANPTNIAHDNPMPCYGCHLSPLAYVPYKMDMAWYDEEGFDVNDPAYAPNYSISMHRFHGELQWNDAKTDIVRDDKGAFVRFDWKTKGQHNSTKTGSLFPIFDDQGHQLPMEENCLKCHSGHREQQFRDRMYTAGVTCYDCHGDMLAVGEAFPKNYPANKDKLGSINRDDYRVPWFDQPDCGSCHIGDGNKGADKSGGFFSAGVLKRAFDDADWSATPRAVDRSDPNSRRFSAAPLETYKAVFPTTYAYDYDPVGKMFLEQSTETRIDVPLFREGKDRHGNVACAACHGAAHSIWPNRDPSANDNVTALQLQGHTGTILECNVCHTADAFAKKEDLDGGQYSGDAQPGILGGPHDMHPVNDPNWWKQADGDTANRDGTTYGGWHNDYAKLPGMKGEDQCAACHGNDHKGTRLSKTPVDRVFDFRGFDAKKLKKAGFKTKVVKVAAGTPIGCDTCHSLETSFIGSAGH; from the coding sequence ATGAATACCCCTCATCCTGCTACGGAGACGCATCCTGCCCGGTGCCTCTTCGGAGTTCCGCTGCTCGCACTGGCCGTGGCGCTGGCGCCGCAAGCGGTCTCGGCCGCGGCCAAGATCAAGGTCGCCAAAGCGGCCTGGTCGGACAAGGCCGGCACCCTGACGATCGCCGGCAAGGCCAAGGGCGGCAGTGGCGCCATCGAGATCTACGACATCAATGGCCGGCGCCTGGGCAGCGGCCAGGGCGGCAGTTTCGCGTTGACGCTCAGCCGCCAGGATCTGGCGGGCATCCCTTGCGCGGTGCGGGTCCAGTCCGGCGACACCGAGGCGATCAAGCCGGTGAAGGGTGCACCCAAGTCCTGCAGCGGCGCTCCCGTCTGCAGCATCGTCACCCCAGGCCAAGGCGCTGCGGTACAGGTTGGGGTCGACACCCATTTCGAAGCCACCGCCACGGCCAAAGACCCGGCGGCGCAGCCGCTCAAGTACGAATGGGATTTCGCCGGCGGCGCCATGGGCGAACTCATCGCCGGCAGCAATCCACCCGCCTACAAGCGGCCGGATACGCTGGCCACTATGATCGCATTCGTGCGCAACGACAGCCATTACCGGGTGAGGTTCATCGCCACCGACGCCAAGGGGCGGCGTTGCGAGGACAGCGTGGAGGTGACGGTGGGTAATCCGCCGTCCGGGTTGCCGGGCAAAGTAGCCGAGCAGTCGGCGCCGAAGCTGGGCGGCGAACTGGACGGGATCAGGGGTGACGTGGTGGTTCTGCCGTTCGAGGAGTGGACCTACCAGAACCTGAGCGACATGCGCTATGGGTGGAACGGCTGGGGTTCGGCTACGCCCGTGGTGAACAATGTCCGGGCCTATGCCTTCAGGAAGGACCGGCTGCCGGTGTTCCTCAATGGCAGCGATGTGGAGCTCCGCTATTCGGCGGCCTCCAACCCGTCCGATCCGGTGGGGGGCGATTCCATTAACTCCACTAGCCGGAACTGGCCGTTGGGCGCATCCCTGGTCGATGCCACGCTGCAGAAAACTGATATCTGGGAACTGCCCGATCGCCCGGATTCCGAGAAATCCGCAAACTACTATGCCTGTTCCTGGGCGATGCAGGGTGCCTGGGGAGCGATGTGGGATTGTGCCAGTGCGCTTGGCAAGCCGGAGGCCGACGAAGGCTATTTCATCGCCAAGAAAGACAATGCGGGGAATATTGTTTCCGACGACAGGAACACTGACCTGCAGCATGGCGCCTATATGCCGGGTAAGGATCAACCCTTCGAAAGCAATACGCCGCAGCCCTTCTCCCAATACGTCACGGCCACCCAGTCCGACGGCAAGGACAAGCCGGCATCCTGGTTCGCCGCTAACATGCTGCCCTTCACCGACATCGACGACCGGGGCCGGGTCAACCCCTATCCGCTGTTACGTGTGGAGGCGGTGGCCCAGGGGGGCGGAAGCGTGCTGGCAAGGACCGATGGTGTGGTCAGCGCCAGTCGCGACTTCCACTGCCGCGAATGCCACGCCAAGGGCGGGATCGCCGCGAACCCCAACGCGCCGCGTACCAAGGCGGCATACGGTTCCAGTGCCTGGGGGAGGACCGCGCTGCAGATCGGCAGGGAAAAAGGACCGTCCCACCGCTACTACCTCCCGGACGACAAGATTCCCAGCCAGCCGGAGTTGTTTTCGGTGAGCGATATCGGGGGGGATCCGTATAATCTCTTCGATGCGGAATACGCGGCCGCGCTCAACTATTCGAGCATGCACCAGTTTTACGACGCCTATCCGTTCCTCTACAAGATGCTGTATGGCATCGAGAAATTGAACCTCAGCGACAGCGATAAGGCCAACCCGACCAACATCGCGCATGACAATCCGATGCCATGCTATGGCTGTCACCTGTCCCCACTGGCCTACGTGCCGTACAAAATGGATATGGCCTGGTATGACGAGGAGGGTTTCGACGTCAACGACCCGGCGTACGCTCCCAACTATTCCATCTCCATGCACCGTTTCCATGGCGAGCTGCAGTGGAACGACGCCAAGACCGACATCGTCCGGGACGACAAGGGAGCCTTCGTTCGTTTCGATTGGAAGACCAAGGGCCAGCACAATTCCACCAAAACCGGCAGCCTGTTCCCGATCTTCGACGATCAGGGCCATCAGTTGCCGATGGAGGAGAACTGTCTCAAGTGCCACAGCGGCCACCGCGAACAGCAGTTCCGCGACCGCATGTACACGGCGGGCGTCACCTGCTACGACTGCCACGGCGACATGCTGGCGGTGGGTGAGGCTTTCCCCAAGAACTATCCCGCCAACAAGGACAAGCTCGGCTCGATCAACCGGGACGACTACCGCGTGCCTTGGTTTGACCAGCCCGATTGCGGTTCCTGCCATATCGGCGACGGCAACAAGGGGGCCGACAAGAGCGGTGGCTTCTTCAGTGCCGGAGTCTTGAAGCGGGCCTTCGACGACGCTGACTGGTCGGCCACGCCCCGCGCCGTCGACCGGAGCGACCCCAACTCCCGGCGGTTCTCGGCGGCGCCTTTGGAGACTTACAAAGCAGTGTTTCCCACGACCTATGCGTATGACTATGACCCGGTAGGCAAGATGTTCCTGGAGCAGTCCACCGAAACCCGGATCGACGTGCCTCTGTTCCGGGAAGGCAAAGACCGCCACGGCAACGTCGCCTGCGCGGCGTGCCATGGAGCGGCGCACTCGATCTGGCCCAACCGCGACCCGAGCGCCAACGACAACGTCACCGCACTGCAGCTCCAGGGTCATACCGGCACCATTCTGGAGTGCAACGTCTGTCACACGGCCGACGCCTTCGCCAAAAAGGAAGATCTGGACGGCGGCCAGTACAGCGGCGACGCCCAGCCCGGCATCCTGGGCGGTCCGCACGACATGCATCCGGTCAACGATCCGAACTGGTGGAAGCAGGCCGACGGCGACACGGCCAACCGGGACGGCACGACCTACGGCGGCTGGCACAACGACTACGCCAAGCTGCCGGGGATGAAAGGCGAGGACCAGTGCGCGGCCTGCCACGGCAACGACCACAAGGGCACCCGTCTGTCCAAGACGCCGGTGGACCGGGTGTTCGACTTCCGCGGCTTCGACGCCAAGAAGCTGAAGAAGGCCGGGTTCAAGACCAAGGTCGTGAAAGTGGCCGCCGGCACGCCGATCGGCTGCGACACCTGCCACAGCCTGGAGACCAGCTTCATCGGGTCGGCCGGACACTGA